In Bacteroidales bacterium, the following proteins share a genomic window:
- a CDS encoding glycosyltransferase family 39 protein → MKKNGVIIVLILLVAILLRFYRFFDIPYTLDELSALNRTFYSSFSELIEKGVYNDGHPALIQIFLFYWVHWFSYNEWIVKLPFLLMGIASIYLIYRIGKEWFSETVGIIASTWMTTLQFTIMYSQIARPYASGLFFVLGMTFFWTQWLKKIQQNGLFHGLILFSPFLVHIIIIFHYYKQF, encoded by the coding sequence ATGAAAAAAAATGGCGTTATTATAGTATTAATTTTATTAGTTGCCATCCTACTTCGTTTTTATCGATTTTTTGATATTCCCTATACATTAGATGAACTCAGTGCTCTAAATAGAACTTTTTATTCTTCTTTTTCAGAACTCATTGAAAAAGGAGTTTACAACGACGGTCATCCTGCCTTAATACAGATTTTCTTGTTTTATTGGGTTCACTGGTTTAGCTATAACGAATGGATTGTAAAATTGCCATTTCTATTAATGGGTATCGCTTCCATATATCTGATTTATCGTATAGGTAAAGAATGGTTTTCGGAAACAGTAGGAATCATTGCTTCAACATGGATGACAACGCTACAATTTACTATTATGTATAGCCAAATTGCCCGCCCTTATGCCTCGGGGTTGTTTTTTGTTTTGGGTATGACTTTTTTTTGGACTCAATGGCTAAAAAAAATCCAGCAAAATGGTTTATTTCATGGGCTTATATTATTTTCACCGTTCTTAGTGCATATAATCATTATTTTTCATTATTACAAGCAGTTTTAA